The Gossypium hirsutum isolate 1008001.06 chromosome A03, Gossypium_hirsutum_v2.1, whole genome shotgun sequence genome contains the following window.
GGCAACCAGATTGAGAGAAAAGAGAAGATGAAACTCCTTTGGAAATAGGTAGCATGAAATTTAAAAGATACTTTGAAAATTACTATCATTAAAGTTGGGTCGGTGATGTGAATGGACACTGACTAATAGTATCCAACTATCGATTTGACTAGTATAGGATAAGATTAGGTTTCCtcttttttgttttggttaaGTATGAAGTTATGGGCCATTTTTGAGCGATCTAGgcctattttctttattttgtttaatagGCTTCTGCTAATGGACTTTAGTTCAATACtgttaatattatttgttttaatctatAAAAATCCAgtcaaatcttttcaaaaaaatataaataaatatttctaatactaagaaaatattaaatgtttgaattatatAGTGTAATTGATAAGATAATGCCTTGAGTATGATCAAATATATTAGCAGGTTATATGGTCTGGGGTTAATGTCCCCAAATTTTTCATTGGCAAGGTTTCAAAGCATCATAAAATATCTTTAAAGCGTTCGAAAAGTGCCTTTTTTCGTGACATTCTAAAACATCATTAGCAGTTACTTTCTTTACTTTTTCGCAACAAAGGTCACCGTAATGGCTTACCATGATGTTTATTCAAAGTCAGTAATAGTGGTACTGTTCATGACGACTGTTAAAAGCCACAAAAGAAAAGTGATGAAaagtaaatttgtttttttagtgCATTGATAATGAGTTATatgattcaatttaaaaaataaaataaaaatcgaattttaagttgattgaattgagttattcgagttaactcgaataagtaattcaaatttcgagttctaGTCAAGTTAGaaatttacaatttgaataactcgaataattcaaataagaaaTTTATGTAAATACCTCTTTGGTccctattaattttgaaaatgagcaaattggtctttctcaacaaaagttataaaaaaatcaaaataatttttaaaattcaaaatatttataaaaattctaaaatttatatttttaaaaaattataatttttaaaaaaattatctaaagaatatataaagaaagttaaaaattttctaaaataataattttagaccTATATAAGTTGATTAGTGATTCAAGTTTATtatactaaagtatttttttgttatattgctctgaaaaagtttttaaatatatatggtttcaaatttatgtgttctaacatggaattagttatactataataatattttaatttgacatgttcaattttttaatttaactcgaataatttcactcaatttgattcgactcgaatttcatttcactttattcgattaaaaaaatcaaattaggatgataaaataaggctcatcaactcgattaactcaattttttcacttgattcgatTCGACCCGATCGACTGCCCCTAATATGAtgcattcaaaatttttaaaatttgataaaatgtcaacatttggtttatttttaatttatacataaCTAGATTATGGCATACGAGTGaacaaatttatgtaaaattatattcattaaatatttatataaaaaataaacaaaacttaGGTTGAAATGCTAAGATTGAAGCTCTAGAAATCTTAATATCTTAGGTTTAACTGACCTTATATGTTGatgttatttgatatttattttagtttaaattattttttatagattttatatcaaaatatttaaaaaaatgttgttTCCTTTTTCGAAAAATCTAAACATTTTCTTACATGAATTTGTCTCTAATTATCTTGTAATACCAACTCAAATCTCTTTATTACAAAActcttaaaatgaaaaaactttcatcacttttaaaaaatttaacagcTTAATTGTAATACTCATTTACAGTACTAACAAGTGTTGGGTGCAATAATAAGACAGATTACATTCTTAAAAAAACTcaagtttgaaatttgaaaatgacaTTATTCTTAAAAAGACTcaagtttaaaatttgaaaatgacaTTATTAAAAATGTCAACGAGTAACCCTAAACATGTAAtataatagaaaaaagaaaaaatactcGTCTCCGGCCCCAAAAAACAACTAAATATTTTCAGACTATAATTGGGTCTTGGGTCTGGCCCCTGGATCAAGGCTTCGGCTGGTTTCAAAATTTATGGAGTGGCTCCAAAGAAGTTCCAAGTTGGGCCAAGTCGATATTAAATGGAGTAAGGAGCAGAAACAAGGTATGGTGTCTACAAGGTTACGACGCAGAAAAGTACTAGTAAATTCCGATGGAGACACCCGTCCCTACCTGCCTCCGCAAAATACAGTATGAAAACTGATGAAGCTGTGCTTCTTACGCATGCAATGCCAACGCTTTAAAGCTAAATTTTGGGTGATCATCTATTAACTTCCTACTAAACAAACTCTGCCGTGTATACTACTAATAAATTAGTAGTATTTGTTTTGCAGCAAAAGCCAAAAGAGAAATAATTGCGAGTCAGAAGAGAAGAAAGACAATGCTACTTACTAGTGTAAGATAATCGAAAAGGGTTTCAGCTTTATTTAGCCATGCGGTTCGGCTTTGTTTTTGGGgttgaaatggtgaaaaagatAAGATAACAGCGATAGGACCCTgagtaattatttattattattattattatcatcatcttccgaCTGACCTGAAAAGCAATGGGTGGTCTCTTCCTAAATGGAAAGATGGTACTCTTGTTCTGAACAACCCACTGCCCCCCACCCCTATGGCcccgagagagagagagagagagagagagataatCAATGGAGTTTGTTTGTGTCTGCGTGTTTGGATGCGTTGAGAGGGACGACTGAGTCTGTCATTAACCAATACAACCGTGGCACTGAAAAACATGGTGGCTTTTGAATTTACCATTTATTTGAGATGACCATTGCAGTCTCAAAATGCATGCAGCCGTTGGAAAAGGACCATCAgattcctctctctctctctcatgcTTTTATTTTGTTCTGATTTTTATCAAACCTTTTAGGTTGTATATTACACATTCGTCAGTAGTATTCTTCAATGCCTTGCAAGGCCAGGCCAGGCCACCTCCATTTGCTGACTCCTACAGAGATCTTCAAATAGTAGTCCAATCACAAAATCCAAATCCAACCAATGTAATAGTTGAGAGTAGCAAAAAACCTAATGAACAACAGTTAGGCTTGTGAATCACCTTTATTATTACCCTGCAACACTTTACCAACAAAACCCAACACTACATAACTTCCATTAATGTAATCAAATTAATGAACAAATTACATCACACAAATTCCAGGGTAAAGCACTCCACTAACCAAACTCCAACCTTATCAAATTAATACAACAATATTATATTTTTGGTATATCAGTAGATAGAATatgaatgaaagaaagaaaaataagttgACGAAATACAGGTGCGATATGTTTAGATGGGTTTATGTGTTAGTAGCCTTTGTAAGACTTGTTTGAATATCGTTTTCAATTTCACCTTCTGTTACCGCTGATGAAATGTAACTCGCAACAAGGGAGTTCTCTTCGGGTGGTGTTCTTGCTTGAAATTGGTGCTGGCAAGCGTGACAAGTAATTTGAAGGATGGTGGAGTTTATTTGCTTTATTGCATGATCCTTTAAGGCTTGAGCCTTTTCTAACTCAGCTTGTGCTTGTTGCCGGATTCTCTTTGCCTTTGCAAACTCTTGCTCAGCTATTTCAATCTGCCTTTTCGCCTCCTGTCTTGCCTCTTCAGCATaagttttctcctccattgccaaTCTTAACGGCTGGGGTGCTTGTTTCTCATGATGACCTGATTTGTTGCTTGCATCCTTGTGTGTACAAGTAACTATTGAAtattcaactttgtccccaatATCAGACGAGCCGATTGAGAGTTGTAAGTGGGTTGAATGGTTATCATGTTTTTTGGGGGAAACTGAGACCTCACTGGGATTTGATGTGGTCAAGAGTTGAAGCTCCAAATTGTGGGAGTGCGCATTTTTAGGGGAATTATGATCTTTTGTAGGGCTCAAGAACATAGCATCCTTTGTCTTTGGTAACGCCAAATTAGGCCAAGGGCAAGGAGCTGTACTGAAATGGGTATCATTGGAGGGACTGGGGCTTGAAGCTGTTCGTAACAAGCAAGCCAACTGCACCCCTTGTGATTCTGGCCGTATTACACGCCCCATATGGCAAGCATCTTGATGTTCAATAAAACTCTCAACTCTATAAACATAGAAAGGAAAACTCAATTATAAAAATGAGTCAGATTTATTCAAATAGCTTCATCTAGTAGTATGTGTATGTCTTTATTGGTGAAGAAACAAGGAAAAAGAGGAGATCATCAAACCCTTTCAAGTACTATTTAATAATacatttacatataaatataatattaattgatataataaagaaaataacacTGAAATCTATGAATTGCATAGAAAAATAGTAGGAGAGAATTTATGTACTAAAAAAAACAAGATAAACTGAAAGCAAATCATTCAGGACATATACAGTCacatgaaataaagatgtgttatgGGGTTTTGAAACGAACAATCACACCACCAACGGGAACTGATCTTCGGGAAATGTGTTGAGCTGCCTATAAACAAGTTTTTAAGTAGTGGATTAAAGTTCCATCAGTCAAAAAACAAAGTGATGTATATAcagtatttttctttctttctttgtttgcttttttGCTTTCCAAGTCAAAACTCAAGTCATGAGAAAAGGGACCAGGTTGAGAGAGAATTCAACATGTAATCATAGTCTTCTTTTGCTTCAGAATATGTACCACCAAAAGATGCAAAAACACCGGCAAAATTTTAGTATAGATCTAAAACACTGTTGATTACTTTTTTTGAGGACAAAAAAAGGAATGGAGATATTTAATTATGGTATGTGTGTGTATGTGAAAAggaaaaccaaaaaaagaaacCTTGAAAAAACTCTGCCGCAATCACAAGAATGGCCTCTGGTGCCGCAGGTTTTAAGATGAGCCTTGTAATCAGATTGAACGGCGTAGGCCTTAGAACATTTATCGCAGACCCATTGCTTGTGGTTGCTGTGTTTCCTCCTGAAGTGCTTCTTTATCCCAACCAAATCGCCGAGAGCATGGCAAGGGTCGTGGTGTAGGCAAGTGGGCTCGGGGCAAACGAAGACCCGCTTCCTCACCACTGGTGTTTCCCTCTTCAGCAGCTTCCATGGAACCTTGTGCCGCCTCCTGTGCATCTGTAGGTTTTGGTCTCTCTGGAATCCTTGATTGCAGATCTCACACACGTATCGGTCCGATTCTAGCAGCGTTTTAGGCGACAAAGAAACCACTTCCGCATCTGGATCTACATAACAAACCCAAACCCCAACCCCATGTATATTATATGCATATTCATTCTAATTACGACCCAAAGAAAAGCAATCAtgaaaaaaacaattatatatatgaatttaatgttggatatatattatatatatatgaatatgatatgatacGTACCTGGTGTTCCTGCGGGTCTTCTTTTCCTCTTATTGATATTAGTAGTGCCATTCTCTAAGCACGAAAATGGCTCCGAGGAAGGAAGTGAGGAACAAGAGTTATTGGCCAACATGAGTAGAGCTCTCTTCTTGGTGCGAGCGATTAACTAGTTTAATATAACCCCAAAGATACCAAggcaatatatatttttaattttctgaCTCTGCAAAGTTGAACAGTCTTTATTTAAAAAGAAGACGAAAAaggaaacagaaaagaaaagaaagctaaGAGATCATGGAGAGGAGAGAAGGGGAGGATTGGTTTTTTGTTGTTAGGGTTTGATGATTATATTGATCAGCTTTGGGTTTAAAGGCTATAAAACATGAGTTCAGCTTTAGTAATAGTAAATAGTAGTATCAGCTTTTTCATCCATTTCCCTCTTTCATGGTAAGGTAACCCTCATCATCCTCAGGTATTATGGACTCGATAAAAAATGGTTCAAAGGGAAGTAAGAAACACAGCCAATGAAAATGGTTGAACCTTGATCCCACTGgcagagagagaaagaaagatggCCCAAATTTCAGAAACATCCCCACAAAGGTACAATCTCTCATAATTAATCTCACTCGGTAAAATTTTTgcttatatttttaattacatataatacatataaaatactaaaaatgcaAGCCGGCCACCCTCCATTTACACGTAAGATCTTCAGCTCCCCCCCCCCAACCCCCTTTCCAATTGTCTTCCAAGCCCGTTCTTAACTGTTGGcgttagatttttttttcctttatagattattaaaatgagagattattttattttggttaaaatatattccaattccttgtttttctttttttgcatatTCAGCTTTagcttctatttttattttcataaatttagtcTATCTACTTtcgtatttcaaaattcaaattcaattgttaattttaattaaattcttcTAATAAATTTACTAATGTGATATTGTAACAAAAagaagtcattttaattaatctGAATAACGGTGCTAACAATTCAAATTGCATTTTTATACCAAAAATAAATGTACAAAATTCCTTGAAATAACAGTAGATGAACTAAATTCCAACTGTATGAAAGTACAAGAGCTTGGAACATATTTAAACTTTCTCTTTTGTAacaaatttgaaaggtttaaatataaattttgtatgtgttGAGTTGTTTGTCAGT
Protein-coding sequences here:
- the LOC107887326 gene encoding protein indeterminate-domain 16, with amino-acid sequence MLANNSCSSLPSSEPFSCLENGTTNINKRKRRPAGTPDPDAEVVSLSPKTLLESDRYVCEICNQGFQRDQNLQMHRRRHKVPWKLLKRETPVVRKRVFVCPEPTCLHHDPCHALGDLVGIKKHFRRKHSNHKQWVCDKCSKAYAVQSDYKAHLKTCGTRGHSCDCGRVFSRVESFIEHQDACHMGRVIRPESQGVQLACLLRTASSPSPSNDTHFSTAPCPWPNLALPKTKDAMFLSPTKDHNSPKNAHSHNLELQLLTTSNPSEVSVSPKKHDNHSTHLQLSIGSSDIGDKVEYSIVTCTHKDASNKSGHHEKQAPQPLRLAMEEKTYAEEARQEAKRQIEIAEQEFAKAKRIRQQAQAELEKAQALKDHAIKQINSTILQITCHACQHQFQARTPPEENSLVASYISSAVTEGEIENDIQTSLTKATNT